A single region of the Hippoglossus hippoglossus isolate fHipHip1 chromosome 17, fHipHip1.pri, whole genome shotgun sequence genome encodes:
- the LOC117778709 gene encoding cysteine-rich secretory protein LCCL domain-containing 1-like, with the protein MKSPLPFLCWVRAASLFLCLTQTVLAKVLTNSTRLESILEKYRDKDEEWWRVRPRGKRAISEGDMHLILDLHNKLRGQVHPPASNMEYMVWDYELERSAEHWAHSCRWEHGPSHMLTQIGQNLGAHWGRDRPPTFHVQAWYDEVRHYSYPYSQECNPHCPFRCSGPVCTHYTQLVWATSNRIGCAINVCYNMNVWGMIWAKAVYLVCNYSPPGNWWGHAPYKYGTPCSACPASYGGGCRDNLCYKEGGVDRRPPPEIEETNYIEPEPEPVRDREPQPRAQSPDPTPADNPERNQVVSTEQMSQQVECETKLRDQCKGTTCNRYECPPGCFHGPGKVVGTGYYDMQSSVCGAALHSGVIDDDGGWLDVTRLGRKQQFTKSYKNGIQSIGKNRSANSFKVETVPVKAVTCDTTVALFCPFKKPVRHCPRLYCPRNCLGDNRGRVVGTNYYSDKSSICRAAIHAGVIQNESGGYLDVMPVDKRKQYSGSYTNGITSETLVNPTGGKAFRVFAVI; encoded by the exons ATGAAGAGTCCCCTTCCATTCCTGTGCTGGGTTCGAGCGGCGAGCTTGTTCTTGTGCTTGACGCAGACCGTTCTAGCGAAGGTTCTCACTAACTCCACACGTCTCGAGTCGATCCTGGAGAAGTACAGGGACAAGGATGAGGAGTGGTGGAGGGTAAGGCCGAGAGGGAAGAGGGCCATCAGCGAGGGAGACATGCACCTCATTCTGGACCTGCACAACAAGCTGCGCGGTCAGGTCCACCCTCCTGCCTCCAACATGGAGTACATG GTATGGGATTATGAGTTAGAGAGGAGCGCAGAGCACTGGGCACATAGCTGCCGCTGGGAGCATGGACCGAGCCACATGTTGACTCAAATAGGCCAAAACCTTGGAGCACACTGGGGCAG GGACCGCCCCCCTACCTTCCATGTCCAGGCCTGGTATGATGAGGTGAGACACTACAGCTATCCCTATTCTCAGGAGTGTAACCCACACTGCCCATTCAGATGTTCAGGACCTGTCTGCACTCACTACACTCAG TTGGTGTGGGCAACTAGTAATCGCATTGGCTGTGCCATCAATGTGTGTTACAACATGAACGTGTGGGGAATGATCTGGGCTAAAGCTGTGTATCTGGTCTGCAACTACTCTCCCCC GGGTAACTGGTGGGGTCACGCTCCATATAAATATGGAACTCCCTGCTCTGCCTGTCCTGCCAGCTATGGTGGAGGCTGCAGGGACAACCTCTGCTACAAAG AAGGAGGTGTGGACAGGCGACCGCCTCCTGAGATCGAGGAGACCAACTACATTGAACCTGAACCCGAACCAGTGAGGGACAGAGAGCCGCAGCCCAGGGCCCAGTCGCCTGACCCCACACCCGCTGATAACCCAGAGAGAAACCAGGTTGTCAGCACAGAGCAGATGT CCCAACAGGTTGAGTGTGAGACCAAGCTGAGAGATCAGTGCAAGGGAACAACCTGTAACAG ATACGAGTGTCCACCTGGCTGCTTCCACGGGCCTGGAAAAGTAGTTGGGACTGGATATTACGACATG CAGTCCAGCGTGTGCGGAGCTGCGTTGCACTCCGGTGTCATTGATGATGATGGAGGATGGCTGGATGTGACCAGACTGggcagaaaacaacaattcaccAAATCATACAAGAATGGCATTCAATCAATTGG gAAAAACAGAAGTGCAAATTCCTTCAAAGTGGAGACAGTGCCTG tCAAGGCAGTAACCTGTGACACCACTGTGGCTCTGTTCTGTCCTTTCAAGAAACCTGTACGACACTGTCCCAG GTTGTATTGTCCCAGGAACTGTTTGGGTGACAACAGAGGCCGAGTCGTTGGGACAAATTATTACTCAGAT AAATCAAGTATCTGCAGAGCAGCCATTCATGCTGGAGTGATCCAGAACGAGTCTGGAGGTTATCTTGACGTGATGCCAGTGGACAAAAGGAAGCAGTACAGTGGCAGCTACACGAATGGCATCACTTCAGAGAC cCTCGTGAACCCAACAGGAGGAAAAGCCTTCAGAGTGTTTGCAGTCATCTGA